In the genome of Leucobacter luti, one region contains:
- a CDS encoding CPBP family intramembrane glutamic endopeptidase translates to MTSIGPDPTAQPEPGNPAAQVPPPPEQLPQQPAQPLPGQPAPAHPTAPPQWAWAQQPVQMRTVETEPLEYHRLLRGTQNYRWWKPLLLLLISGAYFGILTVLVSVLFVPIMLVFDPNYAMDVTTGASEMLDTQRPVSILLSMVSIIIMIPAVLLGMLTLGMRPIARVWSVATRIRWGFLGRLFGAAVLAVIVMNAAGIGFDFLLNPTAFTEPAGDAARDFDVNAALLSLLFIVILVPFQATAEEVVFRGLFMQVIGSWLKNPWFAILIPSVAFALGHIYDIWGLTAVGLMGAVAAWLTWRTGGLEAAIAIHIVNNLVAFGFMTAGVGGETAQTAEGAGPGSLVGEVAGLAVFIWLALRIFRRGGHGRSRIDLIQVAAPSGALPGGAEPGQTPFGETSSVLPGATSPDSDAREGRN, encoded by the coding sequence CTTCCCCAGCAACCCGCTCAGCCACTGCCCGGCCAGCCGGCGCCTGCCCACCCCACCGCCCCACCGCAGTGGGCATGGGCACAGCAGCCCGTGCAGATGCGCACCGTGGAAACGGAGCCGCTGGAGTATCACCGGCTCCTGCGTGGCACGCAGAACTACCGCTGGTGGAAGCCGCTGCTGCTCCTGCTGATCTCCGGCGCCTACTTCGGAATCCTGACAGTGCTCGTATCCGTGCTGTTTGTGCCGATCATGCTCGTGTTCGATCCGAACTATGCCATGGACGTCACTACGGGCGCTTCGGAGATGCTCGACACGCAGCGACCCGTTTCGATCCTGCTCAGCATGGTTTCGATCATCATTATGATTCCCGCAGTGCTCCTGGGCATGCTCACACTCGGCATGCGCCCCATTGCCCGGGTCTGGTCGGTTGCCACACGCATCCGGTGGGGGTTCCTCGGTCGACTGTTCGGTGCTGCCGTGCTCGCGGTGATCGTGATGAACGCGGCAGGGATCGGCTTCGATTTCCTCCTGAACCCCACTGCGTTCACCGAGCCAGCTGGCGACGCAGCGAGAGACTTTGACGTCAATGCCGCCCTGCTGTCCTTGCTGTTTATCGTGATCCTGGTGCCGTTCCAGGCCACCGCAGAAGAGGTGGTGTTCCGCGGCCTGTTTATGCAGGTGATCGGCTCTTGGCTGAAGAATCCCTGGTTCGCGATCCTCATTCCCTCGGTCGCGTTTGCGCTTGGCCACATCTACGACATCTGGGGTCTCACCGCCGTCGGGCTCATGGGCGCTGTCGCCGCGTGGCTGACCTGGCGCACGGGTGGCCTCGAGGCCGCGATCGCAATTCACATCGTCAACAATCTGGTCGCCTTCGGCTTCATGACAGCTGGTGTCGGCGGCGAGACCGCACAGACCGCTGAGGGTGCGGGCCCCGGAAGCTTGGTGGGCGAAGTTGCCGGGCTCGCGGTCTTCATCTGGCTCGCACTGCGGATCTTTAGGCGGGGAGGGCATGGTCGGAGCCGGATCGATCTGATCCAGGTAGCGGCGCCGTCTGGGGCACTCCCCGGAGGAGCGGAGCCGGGCCAGACACCCTTCGGCGAGACGTCATCGGTGTTGCCGGGCGCAACGAGCCCGGACTCTGACGCGCGAGAGGGCCGCAACTAG
- a CDS encoding YtxH domain-containing protein: MKGKIAFVLGAAVGYVLGTRAGRERYEQIKRGAQSVWNTEPVQRGVGVVRTAAQGRVDELKATVVRAGKGAVSALMRESPAPAQAPTPPQQQAAEGVAAAAEGVVAAAEGLAAAVQDSAGTPRAASSKRASGAQRSSAGSDGTA; the protein is encoded by the coding sequence ATGAAAGGCAAGATCGCATTCGTTCTTGGCGCGGCCGTTGGCTACGTCTTGGGCACACGGGCGGGCCGCGAGCGATACGAGCAGATCAAGCGAGGCGCGCAGTCCGTGTGGAACACGGAGCCAGTGCAACGCGGGGTTGGCGTGGTTCGCACGGCCGCGCAGGGGCGCGTCGACGAGTTGAAGGCCACTGTGGTCCGCGCTGGCAAGGGTGCGGTTTCCGCCCTCATGCGCGAGTCTCCTGCGCCCGCGCAGGCACCAACACCGCCGCAGCAACAGGCTGCTGAAGGAGTTGCTGCAGCCGCAGAGGGCGTGGTCGCTGCGGCTGAGGGGCTCGCGGCGGCAGTGCAGGATTCAGCTGGCACCCCGCGTGCGGCATCCTCGAAACGCGCGAGTGGGGCGCAACGCTCATCCGCCGGGAGTGACGGTACGGCATGA
- a CDS encoding uroporphyrinogen-III synthase, whose protein sequence is MSSEAKPLSGLRVLIPRGGTWGDLVSKALREQGAHTVTAPLVDFAHTSEEDQLVDALKRLESGEFDWMTATSSTVADVLTHHNAVIPAETNVAIVGEATAVAFRDAGYHITRTPERENSTHALLEEWSEIDTGDVLKVLTLRSDVAIPVLTEGLIDRGHDVTQVLAFRTVGVPASVHIREDIESGRINALLVASAKIAEEVAAQFPQLPENTIVACVGVNTLEVAAALGLPADADDPTHGDYRLKRALIESVESVIDQSDMLD, encoded by the coding sequence ATGTCGTCTGAGGCGAAACCGCTCAGTGGCCTGCGGGTACTTATTCCCCGCGGTGGCACGTGGGGGGATTTAGTTTCGAAGGCGCTGCGTGAGCAGGGGGCTCACACCGTCACCGCGCCGCTAGTTGATTTTGCCCATACCAGCGAAGAAGACCAGTTGGTCGATGCGCTCAAACGTCTGGAGTCTGGCGAGTTCGATTGGATGACCGCGACAAGCTCGACGGTTGCTGACGTACTCACGCACCACAATGCCGTGATTCCCGCTGAAACGAACGTCGCCATCGTGGGAGAGGCCACGGCTGTGGCGTTCCGTGATGCGGGGTACCACATCACCCGCACCCCTGAGCGGGAGAACAGCACGCACGCGCTGCTCGAAGAATGGTCGGAGATCGACACGGGTGACGTGCTGAAGGTGCTCACGCTGCGCTCCGATGTTGCGATCCCCGTGCTCACCGAGGGACTGATCGATCGCGGGCACGACGTCACACAGGTGCTGGCGTTCCGCACTGTCGGAGTGCCAGCTTCGGTGCATATCCGCGAAGACATCGAGTCCGGCCGGATCAACGCTCTGCTCGTCGCTTCCGCAAAGATCGCGGAGGAGGTCGCTGCACAGTTCCCGCAGCTCCCAGAGAACACGATCGTGGCCTGCGTTGGCGTCAACACGCTTGAGGTCGCAGCCGCTCTCGGACTGCCCGCTGACGCGGACGACCCGACGCACGGTGATTACCGTCTGAAGCGAGCCTTGATCGAGTCGGTCGAGTCAGTCATTGACCAGAGCGACATGCTGGACTGA
- a CDS encoding AEC family transporter — translation MLQGFALILGIIGAGYLAARFRVVEGEQRRVLNNVAFFVATPALLFSVLHDSDPAIILSPVILVTSLAAVLVAGGFVLASRLWFRRDLAGTTLGATCAGYVNSNNLGLPVAVYILGDAAYVAPLLLVQLVVFAPAVLAILETTRGNQRGALVALGRAASNPIILASVVGLLVALVRVPIPELVLGPIEMLGAAAIPMVLLSFGMSLRGQRALQAGTGRAAVFAAAGLKVLVMPAVAWLLATAFGLSAHEVFVATTIAALPTAQNVYNYAATYRRAETMVRDTVFLTTFASLPVIACIAWVLSGT, via the coding sequence GTGCTGCAAGGCTTCGCTCTGATCCTCGGGATCATCGGTGCTGGCTACCTCGCGGCCAGATTTCGCGTCGTTGAAGGTGAACAGCGGCGAGTGCTCAACAACGTCGCATTTTTCGTCGCGACGCCAGCGCTCCTGTTCTCGGTGCTGCACGACAGCGATCCGGCCATCATCCTGTCACCCGTGATTCTGGTCACGAGCCTCGCGGCCGTGCTCGTCGCAGGCGGGTTCGTACTCGCCTCACGGCTCTGGTTTCGCCGCGACCTCGCTGGCACCACGCTCGGGGCAACGTGCGCCGGGTACGTAAACTCCAACAACCTCGGACTTCCCGTCGCCGTCTACATTCTGGGCGATGCTGCGTACGTCGCACCGCTCCTCCTCGTGCAACTCGTGGTGTTCGCGCCAGCCGTGCTCGCGATCCTCGAGACGACCCGCGGGAATCAACGCGGCGCACTCGTGGCACTCGGCCGCGCGGCATCAAACCCGATCATTCTTGCGTCTGTCGTCGGCCTCCTGGTGGCACTCGTGCGCGTGCCCATCCCCGAGTTGGTGCTGGGCCCGATCGAGATGCTCGGCGCAGCAGCGATCCCGATGGTGCTGCTCAGCTTTGGCATGTCGCTGCGCGGACAGCGTGCGCTGCAGGCCGGGACGGGCCGCGCTGCCGTGTTCGCCGCTGCCGGGCTGAAGGTGCTCGTGATGCCTGCGGTCGCATGGCTGCTCGCCACCGCTTTCGGGCTCTCTGCACACGAGGTGTTCGTTGCCACAACGATCGCCGCGCTTCCGACCGCACAGAACGTCTACAACTACGCAGCCACCTATCGCCGCGCTGAGACGATGGTGCGCGACACGGTGTTCCTCACCACCTTCGCGTCACTCCCCGTGATCGCATGTATCGCGTGGGTGCTCAGCGGGACCTAG
- a CDS encoding phage holin family protein, whose protein sequence is MMRKKDQAGTFELLSRLPQQVVSLAKIEYENAKQEVASKAKKAGIGAGAITVALFFVFFMLQALVVAAIAALALVWPWWLAALVVAAGLLVLAAAAVLAGVMLIKRGNPVPEQALGRVGDDVAALGEVRFNAETAMPRPGAGPARPAGAAGGSHTTEGFGAPGATGSVRHHRMPQAGEEGNWR, encoded by the coding sequence ATGATGCGCAAGAAGGACCAAGCTGGCACATTTGAACTGCTGTCCCGCCTCCCACAGCAGGTTGTTTCGCTCGCAAAGATCGAGTACGAGAACGCCAAGCAGGAGGTCGCCAGCAAAGCAAAGAAGGCTGGGATCGGCGCTGGCGCGATCACGGTCGCATTGTTCTTTGTGTTCTTCATGCTGCAGGCGCTGGTCGTCGCAGCCATCGCTGCCCTCGCGCTGGTGTGGCCGTGGTGGCTTGCGGCGCTCGTAGTGGCAGCCGGACTGCTGGTACTGGCAGCAGCTGCGGTCCTTGCGGGAGTCATGTTGATCAAGCGAGGGAACCCGGTGCCAGAGCAAGCGCTCGGCCGGGTCGGTGATGACGTTGCTGCGCTTGGCGAGGTGCGCTTCAACGCGGAGACCGCGATGCCGCGACCAGGGGCAGGCCCCGCGCGTCCCGCGGGTGCCGCAGGCGGCTCACACACCACCGAGGGCTTCGGCGCTCCCGGTGCCACCGGATCCGTGCGACACCACCGGATGCCACAGGCTGGCGAAGAGGGGAACTGGCGATGA
- a CDS encoding nitroreductase family protein, which produces MSPRTAQTSAPVLDTLAERWSPRAFDADHTLPANALRGVFEAARWAPSASNTQPWRFILARRGTENFAKIEDTLAGFNRAWAGSAAALVVNVAEVTNAAGDAQPWAEYDLGQAVAHLSVQAHAEGLFVHQMGGFDRDAISAAFGIDPRFRPISVMVIGALGSADQLPEPLREREVAPRSRIELEELFFARD; this is translated from the coding sequence GTGAGCCCGCGCACCGCACAAACTAGTGCCCCCGTCCTCGACACCCTCGCCGAGCGCTGGAGCCCCCGCGCATTCGATGCAGACCACACACTTCCCGCGAACGCCCTCCGTGGCGTCTTCGAAGCGGCCCGCTGGGCACCGAGCGCCAGCAACACGCAGCCATGGCGATTCATTCTTGCCCGCCGCGGCACTGAGAACTTCGCCAAGATTGAGGACACCCTCGCCGGATTCAACCGCGCATGGGCAGGCAGCGCCGCCGCGCTCGTCGTGAACGTCGCAGAGGTCACGAACGCTGCAGGCGACGCACAGCCGTGGGCCGAGTACGATCTGGGTCAGGCTGTCGCCCACCTCAGCGTGCAGGCACACGCCGAGGGGCTCTTCGTACACCAGATGGGTGGGTTTGACCGCGACGCGATCAGCGCCGCGTTCGGCATCGACCCTCGCTTCCGCCCCATTTCGGTCATGGTGATCGGTGCCCTCGGTTCCGCTGATCAGCTGCCTGAACCATTGCGCGAGCGCGAGGTAGCACCGCGCAGCCGAATTGAGCTCGAAGAGCTCTTCTTCGCACGCGACTAA
- a CDS encoding TetR/AcrR family transcriptional regulator has protein sequence MTTAPDAHRSAGRPRTAVLSRERILAAAFALADVRGGDFTLAALARSLGVRPSALHHYFAGKDELIAGMRGQLTSRVGDHGFDTLPWHEAIIPWARTYRVTFGAHPGIVAALATLPVADEPESMLDYERIARAMHRDGYPEHRIVPAIVALESFIIGSALDSLTPEDNLRPVSAPDRTPHLTSAEEAARAQLRTHGRSAATETFEFGLAALVAGLRAAGTAATVSGPTESGV, from the coding sequence ATGACGACGGCGCCCGACGCCCACCGCTCGGCAGGGCGACCCCGGACCGCGGTGCTGTCGCGCGAGCGGATCCTCGCTGCCGCCTTCGCACTCGCCGACGTGCGCGGAGGCGATTTCACACTCGCAGCGCTCGCCCGCAGCCTCGGCGTGCGCCCCTCTGCGCTGCACCACTACTTCGCTGGCAAGGACGAACTCATTGCGGGAATGCGTGGACAGCTCACCTCGCGTGTGGGTGACCACGGGTTCGATACCTTGCCCTGGCACGAAGCCATCATTCCCTGGGCACGCACGTACCGGGTCACCTTTGGCGCTCACCCGGGGATCGTCGCCGCGCTCGCGACACTACCCGTCGCCGACGAACCCGAGTCAATGCTCGACTATGAGCGGATCGCTCGCGCCATGCACCGCGACGGCTACCCGGAACACCGGATCGTCCCCGCGATCGTCGCGCTCGAATCGTTCATCATCGGATCGGCGCTCGACTCGCTCACGCCGGAGGACAACCTCCGCCCGGTCAGTGCGCCCGATCGCACCCCGCACCTCACCAGCGCTGAGGAAGCAGCCCGCGCTCAGCTGCGCACCCACGGCCGCTCGGCGGCCACCGAAACGTTTGAGTTCGGGCTCGCGGCGCTCGTGGCCGGATTGCGGGCAGCCGGAACCGCTGCCACAGTGTCCGGCCCCACCGAATCGGGCGTCTAG
- a CDS encoding DUF3618 domain-containing protein → MSAKDREQGVAEAQHARAELYDTLSQLQNRLNYAQRIDDSVADAKRRIAEEKEQNPLRFIAGVAGVAAVAGLVVWGIARSVAKRFP, encoded by the coding sequence ATGAGCGCGAAAGATCGTGAGCAGGGCGTCGCTGAGGCTCAGCATGCACGTGCAGAGTTGTATGACACGCTCTCGCAGTTGCAGAACCGGCTCAATTACGCGCAGCGCATCGACGATTCGGTCGCGGATGCGAAGCGCAGGATCGCGGAGGAGAAGGAGCAGAATCCGCTCCGTTTCATCGCGGGAGTTGCCGGAGTCGCGGCCGTCGCGGGCCTGGTTGTGTGGGGAATCGCGCGTTCGGTCGCAAAACGCTTCCCCTGA